The Streptomyces liliiviolaceus sequence CCTGCCGGGCCTATCTCGTCAAGGACTGGGAGCAGTTGGTCCGGCACACGGACCCGCTGATCGACGATCCGATGCTGGGCATCGAGGCGGGCCTGTTCGGCGGGATGGCCCGCGTACGTCTGGAGATGTACGGACAGGCCGAACCGCTGCTGTCGTCGGCGCTGATGCGCTGCCGCAGCGAGCAGCCGCAGCGCAAGGAGCTGCGGTACTGGCTGGCGCGGGCGCACGAGGGCACGGGCCGCTCGGCGGCTGCCCTCCCCCTGTACCGGGCAGTGCACCGGGTCGATGCGGCCTTCATGGACACCTCGGCCCGGCTCGCCGCGATCTCCGAGGGCGACGGGTACGACGAGACGGCCGACCTCGCGGCGATCACGCTGACGGGGGTCGGGCAGGACATCCTGGACGGCCCCGACGGCGTGGACCCGCTGTTCGGCGCCGAGGGCCGCGATCTGAAGCTCTCCGAGCCCGATCTGCCGCCGCCCGGCACCCTGCCGTCCGAGTCGGACCGGGTCCGCGAGAAGGCCGTCGTGCCGGTGCTGCCACCGCATCTGCCGACGGGACCGACGGATCCCGCGCTGCTCGAAGAGGCGCTGGCCGAACTGGAGGGCATGGTCGGCCTCGAACCGGTGAAGCGCCAGGTGAAGGCGCTCTCGGCGCAGCTGAACATGGCCCGGCTGCGGGCCGGGCAGGGGCTGCCGGTCCAGCCGCCGAAACGGCACTTCGTCTTCTCCGGGCCCTCCGGCACCGGCAAGACCACCGTGGCGCGCATTCTCGGCCGGGTCTTCTACGCGCTCGGGCTGCTCGGCGGCGACCATCTCGTGGAGGCGCAGCGGGCCGATCTGGTGGGCGAGTATCTCGGCCAGACCGCGGTGAAGGCCAACGAGCTGATCGACTCCGCGATCGGCGGGGTGCTCTTCGTCGACGAGGCCTATTCGCTGTCCAACTCCGGGTACGGCAAGGGCGACGCGTACGGGGACGAGGCACTGCAGGTGCTGCTGAAGCGGGCCGAGGACAACCGGGATCATCTGGTGGTGATCCTCGCGGGGTATCCGGAGGGCATGGACCGGCTGCTGGCCGCCAATCCCGGTCTGTCGTCGCGGTTCACGACCCGGGTCGACTTTCCCTCGTACCGGCCGCTGGAGCTCACCTCGATCGGTGAGGTGCTGGCGGGGGAGAACGGGGACGTGTGGGACGAAGAGGCGCTCGACGAGCTGCGCTCCATCAGCGGGCACGTCGTCGACCAGGGATGGATCGACGAGCTGGGGAACGGACGGTTCCTGCGTACGTTGTACGAGAAGAGCTGCGCCTATCGGGATCTGCGGCTCTCCGGGTATCCGGGGCATCTGACGCGGGACGATCTGGCGACGCTTCGGCTGGCCGACCTGATGCAGGCGTACGGGGAGGTTCTCTCGGGGCGCGGTCCCTCCGGGGTGTAGCCCCCGTCGGGTCCGCGCCCCGAGAGCCCTCCGGGTCGGGTGCGCCCACCGGGGTGGTGGGGTGCTGTGCGGCTTGCGGGTGCGGGTACGTCGTGGCTTGTCGCGCCGTTCCCCGCGCCCCTGAAAGCAAACAGCCGACCCGCGCCCCAAGCAGTGGGGGCACGGGTCGGCTGTGTCAGCTGGCCAGGGCCTGTTGTGGGGGTTCCGCCGGTTCCGTGCGGCCCGAGCGGGGCTCGGTCACACGGGGCGTCGGACGGTCCCGGTGGGCCGGGTCGCGGACCTCGCCGACCAGGAGTTCCAGTACGTCCTCCAGGGCCACCAGGCCGAGCACCCGGCCCGACGCGTCGGCGACCTGCGCGAGGTGCGTCGCGGCGCGGCGCATCACGGTCAGGGCGTCGTCCAGCGGGAGTTCGGCGCTGAGCGTGGTCATGGGCCGCCAGACCTGCTGCGGCACCGCCCGCTCGGACTCCTCCAGGTCGAGTACGTCCTTCACGTGCAGATAGCCCATGAAGGCGCCGTTCTCCGCGACCACCGGGAACCGTGAGAACCCGGTGCGGGCGGTGAGGGCGACGACCTGGCCCGGTGTGACCGAGGGGCCCACGCTGATCAGCGACTCGCGGTCCAGGAGCACGTCGGTGACCGGGCGGGAGCCCAGTTCCAGGGCGTCCTCCAGGCGCTCCTGCTCACCGGGGTCGAGCAGTCCGGCCTGACCGGCGTCCTCGACGAGCCGGTTGAGCTGCTCGCTGGTGAAGACCGCCTCGACCTCGTCCCTGGGCTCGACACCGAAGAGCTTCAGGATGACGCGGGCGCAGGCACCGA is a genomic window containing:
- a CDS encoding hemolysin family protein, giving the protein MSVLQLLFAGLLVLANGFFVGAEFALVSVRRSQIEPLGTARARQVMYGLENLPHMMAAAQFGITVCSLTLGAVAEPTVAHLLEPVFHAAHLPEGMIHPLGYVIALAAVVFLHLVVGEMLPKNLAMAAPEKTALWLSPGLVAFARLCKPVTVGLGACARVILKLFGVEPRDEVEAVFTSEQLNRLVEDAGQAGLLDPGEQERLEDALELGSRPVTDVLLDRESLISVGPSVTPGQVVALTARTGFSRFPVVAENGAFMGYLHVKDVLDLEESERAVPQQVWRPMTTLSAELPLDDALTVMRRAATHLAQVADASGRVLGLVALEDVLELLVGEVRDPAHRDRPTPRVTEPRSGRTEPAEPPQQALAS
- a CDS encoding AAA family ATPase, whose product is MDFGTQGPEAPADLAWLRGVDAYTMGAYPQAEEEFRAAVRMDPGMADGWLGLHALRIDTTTALLRMFRHRDRFGEQRTRHRRTLNSWYWLGWWVQPVLESPRDLLLAHSSHWLDGRHVPELDRALAGLPPVDTDPQVRFLHACRAYLVKDWEQLVRHTDPLIDDPMLGIEAGLFGGMARVRLEMYGQAEPLLSSALMRCRSEQPQRKELRYWLARAHEGTGRSAAALPLYRAVHRVDAAFMDTSARLAAISEGDGYDETADLAAITLTGVGQDILDGPDGVDPLFGAEGRDLKLSEPDLPPPGTLPSESDRVREKAVVPVLPPHLPTGPTDPALLEEALAELEGMVGLEPVKRQVKALSAQLNMARLRAGQGLPVQPPKRHFVFSGPSGTGKTTVARILGRVFYALGLLGGDHLVEAQRADLVGEYLGQTAVKANELIDSAIGGVLFVDEAYSLSNSGYGKGDAYGDEALQVLLKRAEDNRDHLVVILAGYPEGMDRLLAANPGLSSRFTTRVDFPSYRPLELTSIGEVLAGENGDVWDEEALDELRSISGHVVDQGWIDELGNGRFLRTLYEKSCAYRDLRLSGYPGHLTRDDLATLRLADLMQAYGEVLSGRGPSGV